In candidate division KSB1 bacterium, one DNA window encodes the following:
- a CDS encoding cytochrome P460 family protein has protein sequence MHKKNVFTTAGLVVALCLSLGAYLTKADADTNQVAYPEGYRAWPHVKSMVLQEGHPLYESFGGIHHVYTNARALAAMKAGKAYPDGSVLVFDLLEAKSENNAIVEGSRKVVGVMQKDSKKFAETGGWGFEAFKGDTKERVVTDAKSACFACHAGQKAQDYVFSTYRQ, from the coding sequence ATGCACAAAAAAAACGTATTCACCACCGCCGGCCTTGTGGTGGCGCTGTGCCTGAGTTTGGGTGCTTACCTCACCAAGGCTGATGCTGACACCAACCAGGTCGCTTACCCTGAAGGTTACCGCGCCTGGCCGCACGTCAAATCCATGGTGCTGCAGGAAGGCCATCCGCTGTATGAGTCCTTCGGCGGCATTCACCACGTTTATACCAATGCCAGAGCCCTGGCGGCGATGAAAGCCGGGAAGGCTTATCCTGATGGATCGGTTCTGGTTTTCGACCTGCTTGAAGCCAAGTCCGAAAATAATGCCATCGTCGAGGGCAGCCGCAAAGTCGTCGGCGTCATGCAAAAGGATTCCAAAAAATTTGCCGAGACCGGCGGCTGGGGCTTCGAGGCCTTCAAAGGCGATACGAAAGAGCGGGTGGTGACCGACGCCAAGAGCGCCTGCTTTGCCTGCCATGCCGGCCAGAAGGCACAAGATTACGTTTTTTCCACTTATCGCCAGTAA